The stretch of DNA CGCGTTCTTTGAAAAGCGGAAGCCGGATTTTACGAAGTTTGAATGAGGGAGTGCTCCGCGGGGCCAACGGTTTTTTCCAGCGCGATAGCTTTGGCCAGCGCCCGCCCTCACCCCAACCCTCTCCCGCAAGCGGGAGAGGGAGCACACCGACCGATGGGCAGGAGCCTTTTAGCCCTCAAGCCGTGGGCAACACCCGCGGCTGCCGCGACTCATCCGTCGCCACATACGTCAACGTCGCCTCGGTCACCTTGACGATCTCATTGCTGTGCCGCATGCGCTGCGCATAGACCTCGACCTCGACCGTGATCGAGGTGCGCCCGGTCTTGACGATGTCGGCATAGAAGCTGACCAGGTCGCCCACGAACACCGGGTGCTTGAACAGGAAGGAATTGACCGCGACGGTGGCCACGCGCCCCTGTGCGCGCTCGACCGCCGGGATCGAGCCGGCGATATCCACCTGCGACATGATCCAGCCGCCGAACACATCGCCGTGCACGTTGGCGTCGGCGGGCATCGGCACCACGCGCAGCGCGGGGTTCTTGCCGGCAGGCAGGGCGGGGACGGTGTGGGGAGCGTTCATGGCGGTATGCGGGTGGACTGCTGAGGAATGGGGATGGGGCGTGGCAGCGAAAGACCCTTCGCCAGCCGCGCAACGCGATCTCTGCGACAATCGCGCATTGGCCCGGATTCTAACGTATGCGCCGCTACTCCACGACCGCCGAGCAGGCCCCCGACACGGCCTCGGTGAAGCTCTTTCCCGGCCAGCGCGCCCCCCGCAGCGACTGGCAGACCGTGCGCAACCTGCTGCCCTATGTCTGGCACTACAAGTGGCGCGTGATGCTGGCGCTGGCCTGCCTGGTGGCGGCCAAGGTCGCCAACCTGGGCGTGCCGGTGCTGATGAAGCGGCTGATCGACAGCATGAACATCACCGCCGGCGACCCGCGCGCGCTGCTGGCGGTGCCGGTCGGGCTGATCGTCGCCTACGGCATGCTGCGCCTGTCCGCGACGCTGTTCACCGAGTTGCGGGAGATCCTCTTTTCCAAGGTCACGCAGAGCGCCGTGCGCGAAATCGCACTGCAGGTGTTCCGGCACCTGCATGCACTGTCGCTGCGCTTCCACCTGGACCGCCAGACCGGCGGCATGAGCCGGGACATCGAGCGCGGCACGCGCGGCATCCAGTCGCTGATCTCGTATTCGCTGTACAGCATCCTGCCCACGCTGGTGGAGATGGCGCTGGTGATCGGCTTCTTCGTCCTGCACTACGACATCTGGTTCGCCGCCATCACCGGCTGCGCGCTGGTGGGCTATATCGTCTTCACCATCGTGGTGACGGAATGGCGCACGCACTTCCGCCGCCGCATGAACGAGCTGGATTCGCGCGCCAACCAGAAGGCGATCGATTCGCTGCTGAACTTCGAGACCGTCAAGTACTTCGGCAATGAAGCCTACGAGGCGCAACGCTATGACGAGAACCTGCGCAAGTACCGCACCGCGGCAATCCGCTCGCAGAACTCGCTGTCGTTCCTCAACTTCGGCCAGCAGGCCATCATCGCCATCGGCCTGATCCTGATCCTGTGGCGCGCCACCGTGGGCGTGGTCGACGGCAAGCTGACGCTGGGCGACCTGGTGCTAGTCAATACGCTGATGATCCAACTCTATATCCCGC from Cupriavidus taiwanensis encodes:
- a CDS encoding acyl-CoA thioesterase, which codes for MNAPHTVPALPAGKNPALRVVPMPADANVHGDVFGGWIMSQVDIAGSIPAVERAQGRVATVAVNSFLFKHPVFVGDLVSFYADIVKTGRTSITVEVEVYAQRMRHSNEIVKVTEATLTYVATDESRQPRVLPTA
- a CDS encoding ABCB family ABC transporter ATP-binding protein/permease; translation: MRRYSTTAEQAPDTASVKLFPGQRAPRSDWQTVRNLLPYVWHYKWRVMLALACLVAAKVANLGVPVLMKRLIDSMNITAGDPRALLAVPVGLIVAYGMLRLSATLFTELREILFSKVTQSAVREIALQVFRHLHALSLRFHLDRQTGGMSRDIERGTRGIQSLISYSLYSILPTLVEMALVIGFFVLHYDIWFAAITGCALVGYIVFTIVVTEWRTHFRRRMNELDSRANQKAIDSLLNFETVKYFGNEAYEAQRYDENLRKYRTAAIRSQNSLSFLNFGQQAIIAIGLILILWRATVGVVDGKLTLGDLVLVNTLMIQLYIPLNFLGVIYREIKQATTDMDRMFVLLGTHQEVADAPGAPPLRVGGAQVRFRDVRFGYEPDRTILDGVDFTIAAGTTTAVVGHSGSGKSTLARLLFRFYDVGGGAIEIDGQDIRAITQDSLRRAIGIVPQDTVLFNDSIYYNIAYGRPDATRDEVIAAAQAAQIDAFIRELPQGYDTPVGERGLKLSGGEKQRVAIARTLLKNPPVLVFDEATSALDSRTEQAIQAELMRLAQNRTTLLIAHRLSTVVHADQILVMDHGRIVERGTHAQLMRAGGRYAEMWDIQARAAARGGDAIGADALALDVGDATQDA